ATGTGCTACAGAAGCCAGATCTTATTTTCTGTTTGTACAGAATTATGTATATGCAGTTTTCCACGTAATCCTTCTCCACAGCTCTATAATATAAATACGTaatataggtttatcaaagtgtatttgagtAAAGACattgtttgaaaatacatttttgtttcactcTCTCATTTATatcattttgttgtttttcaacAAACAAAGTTACACAGTGTAGAacgagatatactgtatatatagctcAATGGAAAACAATTGGAATTTGGAATTGAATAAAATTCAGTGACTCAAGAAGTGACAGCATTTCCAAAGGAAATACCTAATGGATGCTTATTTTTACCAGAAACTGTAAAGTCTTGTGTACTGCACTGTGGCCAGTCCTCACGCCTGGCTGGCCACCCTGGAGTTGATTGCACCCTGGAATTTATCCAAGGTCGCTTCTGGTGGAAAGGTATGGTGagtgtcttttcttttttaattgccTGCACAGTTTGTGCTCTCTACAAGTACTCCAATCAATGTCCAGCTGGTTTGTTTCTACCTCTGCCCATTCACAGTCATCCTTGgctttttgaaatgtctgactgGTGTGACGGAATGACACGACCCTCCCATGGATCATTGTCGCTCAACCTTTTCAGAGGCTGTTCTTCGAAACCGCTGCTTTCCTTGAGCCACTGGACCCCGCACACTATCACCTGGACATTACCCTCTCTGGACTACCCTTCTTTGATATAGCTCCATGCACCACAAGGATGCAAGTTTTGGACATTTTACCCTTTGGACACTTTATTCCCCCTTTTTCGAAAACTACACCAGCTACACTGGTTTACTCTCCTCACATGGCAATACTGTCATAATGGTGCTATTTGATGGGTTTTCCATGACAGCAAATTTTGTTGCACTTCACAAGTTTCTGTCAAACTCTCCTCAGGTTATCACCCCCAATTGAATGGCCAAATAGAAAAAGTAAATCGAGACCTGTAGAAATACCTGAGATGCTTTGTTACCTCTAACCCAGCCACCTGGAATGATATCCTGCTTTGGGCCAAATTGTCTTAGAACAGATTCCAGAACTCATCTACTGGAATATCTCCCTTCGAAAGCCAATTTGGACACTTCTTACGACAACAGACTGTAAGTGTAGTTCTGTAGACGTGCCCGGGATAAGTTCATCAGTTCCACTGCTCTTCATAAGAGACAAGCCAATAGACACCAATAGACCTTTTCCAGAGTTCAGACCTGGGAACCGGTCTTCTTAAGTCTTACCTTTTATGAGTGGACTCTAGAAAACATGCACAATGCATTGTTGGACCTTTTCCCTTTGTCTGAAGGATCAATCATGTGACCTACTGCAACTTCCAAGGACAATGAAGATCAACCCTGTTTTCAATCCTGCACTCACATCtccttgctcctcatcctccttgTCTCATAGGTGGGGCTTGGCATATACAGTTAAAGGACTAGTGGATTCAAGATGGGTTGGAAAAGGGCTGCAATGTTTGGTAGACTGGGTGGATATGGCCCAGAAGTGCGCTCCTGGGTTTTTGCTCATCATATTCTGAATAAGGACCTAATTTGTGCTGACCACCATGCCCACTATGACTGCACTGTGCCACCAGGACTCAGCAATAGAGGATGGGGTCCTGTCACATGTCATCAATGTCACCAAGGGGCACCATTCACCATCGAGTTATACTAGGAGGTAACCGATTTCAAATGGAGGATCCGTTTCACCTAGGATTCATTATAACCTTGGTGGCTTCCTTAATTTGATTGACCAATTACTGTTCTATCCTTGATTTTGTATTAGTCTAATCAATTAGAAGCAACCATATAAAACCCCCATTTTGTTGCCTGCAAGGTTGCTAGTCTTTGCTTTATTGTCTTTGTGCTATAAACTTTAAAAGCTGTAAAGCAGGTTTATTCCTTGTAAAGacatttgatgaaaataaaacaatgatgatTGGCTCTCCTTGAAGagctttctgtttgttttgacgaacatttacaaataaaatattcagtTCATCCTCACTGTTTTTGGTACTTCAGGTTTTGCCTGATTTTCTGCATTTGGATTCATCTAACCACATTAATGAACTGTAACAGTTCATGAGTGGATATTGAATCCCTTCAAATGTTCAAACATCTCTTAGAGATTTCCCAAATGAAAAAGCACTTACTATAAAGACCAACCAAAACCTCACCACTATCAATTAGAACACGCCCAGCTCCAGATGTGTGGATCTGTTTGTATGTATTTCTTTTTGATTGTGATCAGCTGTGACTGTCATAGCTCTGACTGTGAGTGCCTTATTTAATTCAGCAATAACAGCAACTGAAGCTtaattaaatgtcttatttatttatttacatgttgtAATGAACTTTGATTGGTTTGATGTCTTGTATATGCAGTGTGTATTGCATAGGCCtactatttgtttgtttgcaatCCATACCATAATGGATAATATTTCTTATCCTGTAATACTGACTCTTATGGTGCCCAAAGAAACAAAATCATTAAggcatatatattttatttgttttcttgccTTATATGTGGTTATATTGTCAATTAATATTCGTCTTGTTATGGTCATAATAATGGAGAAAGCTCTTCATGAACCAATGTACATGTTCTTGGGttatatgtgtgtaaatgtgttatATGGAGCCACAGGTTTCTACCCTAAACTGTTGTCTGATTTAATACTGGATTCATATGTAATCACCTCTCACATGTGTGCTCTACAAACATATGTTATCTACAGCTCTTTACTTTGTGAATTTACAATATTAACAGTGATGTCTTACGATAGATATGTAGCCATATGCAGACCTTTAGACTATCATTCCAAATTAACTAAAATTACCTGTGTTAAATTAATGATTTTATCCTGGGTTGTTCCCAACTGCTTTACCCTTACTGGTGTGCTGTTATCAAGCTTGAGGCCATTttgtaaatatcacattgacaaatTATATTGTGACAACTGGTCAATCGTAAAACtgtcttgtgcatcatcttttgtTAATAATGTCTTTGGATATGCCACTACTGTCACATTTTTTAGCTTTGCAGTTTTAATCATAGTATCCTATATTAAACTCATCGCTGCATGTAAAACATCTTTAGAGAATAGAAGGAAATTCTGGCAAACATGtttgccacatatatttgcactGATAAATTTCACTTTTGCTTTGCTTTTTGACAGTTTGTATAGCAAATATGGTGCAAATGACATTCCAGAGAGCCTGCGCAGTTTCATGGCATTAGAATTGGTTATAGTCCCACCAGTTTTTAATCCTCTTATATATGGATTAAATTTTAAGGTAGTGCGCAAAATAGTTTTTCCTTCATGTATTGCACCAAAAGTACATATTTCTCAAACCTCAAATCTCAGAACTTGAAAAAGGTGCCTTAATCATGTACTGAATCATGCACATCCACTGCTTTTACAATTTGGCATTATAAATTAACTGTGGAAAAATGCAAGACAGCGTGTTTTTCAGAAGCATTTTTCTGGTGATATATGAATAAACTGTCAGAAATAATTTAACAGATTACATTTGTTCTTCATTTGGCATAGTAAGTCACAATACAGAATACtacaaattaatatataaaaatgtttggaCTCCAACTGTGTATTTGTTTCTTATATTTGCTATTTGTCTAAATTATCAACAGCAACTACATCTTGCAGGACTTTTAGCATAATATCTGTTCTGTATCTAAGCACTCATCCTGAGCCTGTTATCACTGACGTTTGATGACATGTTTCCAGTTGTTCAAAGAAATGTTGGAACACTAGACATCAAAAAAGTACCATTTGGCATTATGAATACACTATAAAATAATTACCGTTTATTAAAACTTCcctgttaacatgttttagcaagAAGGGGAGGTTATTTATGCCTGATTATgcacaaatctttaaaaaaaaaaattcattcagTCTTCagattttaaatagaaaaataaactattttcttttatttaaaccTTTAAGGCCTGAGCCttaattccattctgtgccagaatataagagattgcatctgaaattgaaggacacaaacactgcaatatatattttttgtgttcaatgaaacacacactttatttaatttgaacattagaattacacgaattacacagaaaaacatacaaaatcagaCTTTCGAACTacctacagtaaatacatttttaaaaaagagtgcaggaacagaatagatataaattcataaatacttaACAACTGCAATAATTGtggagagaggagagggagaaaagaggggagggggaTCAAAACAATACCAGTTaacacagcccaacctaggcctcttctttaaactggtcacactcagctgagtgccaagactgaaaacatcacggttactgatgtaacctcctttccctgaggcagggaacgagacgatgtgtcgaACGTGTCGAAGTGACACAAGGgctcttccttgggagcctcgcgtacctctgaacttgagaaaaggccaatgagaaattggcagacagaatttgcatgtcccgcccccggacataaagGTATAAAAGGaagcgggcatgtgtctgtcagtcaggtttttgcacggaggagctgagaataaggtacggccatttacagtggtaggtctagtgtctcgttccctccctcagagaacagaggttacaacagtaactgtgacgttcctcttctatcactcactcgatttTGTGTcagatgaagtgacacaaggggtcccgttcAAAAGCAGCATGCATTTGCCCGTGTTACATGAAATGcggacacaggtgcaagcaggctgctgcaggCCGCCCCCAGAAAAGGAGTCATATACAGAcattaggttcccagcacccctgagggggggaacagatGCTACATGACcaacatgggagcaagcccggcagccgcggccttttctatCTCTATGTATCTTGCATAGAGTGTGAagtcttaacgctatgaaatgtgtcgggggaccaacagggggaccgtaccgtggaaaatacatcacagggagttgcctgaagagggaattaagcctgtggagccctaccccagtacggAACACTTGTGGCTCATaatgggtctggtcgcaaatggCGTTGACGACCCagcgggcagcctcagtttgCAGACGgagttccctttctgccatctgcTGAAGgaagggtcgtgtcgaggcaagatggagaagtgaaagtatgcgtccttccttcaggtctaccgccgcgaaccaatctagctgtcgaatgcAGGTTAGAATATGTCTCTgtaagattggtcgcaacccaccgcctttctttggtacgatggagtaagggttgtagaaacccttcttcatcttcagccaccggctgaagtggctttctcttgtgaggaaagaaagccgcgaccgcaatgttgccatggctatgttctcgcactgagaacatgaacaatTCATTAAATGCTTCccgcgtgtgatcgcagcccaggcacatgaggcagctcttatgacagTCAGAAGTGGAGAAaaacgactgcatccaggaactacacagaggcggaaagacatctatAACACTAGATGTGCCGAGCCACTGTAACCTACGAATAGTGCGAATTCAGAGGTCAGATGACCGGCTAGTCTTCAGACAGGGACATTGCTACTGACACATAATGATCGCTAGATGGTGCCTCTTGAATGTAGCCAATGGATTGgtcttaaaaatgtcactgcGAGTTAGGCAGCAGTTGGCCTATAAATGCTTTTAGACTGAATTTATCTACATTCTGTCTATGGTTGATCCAGATCCATTTGTCCTGGCAAAATTgtcttacaattatttttttatatgctcCTATATTTAGTTTGTATAATTTGTTCTCATTTGGCATAAATTACATTGTGATTGAAAGCTTGTAACTGGAGGAGCAcgagtttatatttatattcatttttagcaAAGGCGTGCTTTGTATTGCAATACAAATTAAATAGTTGAATTCTCGATATCTTAGTATTTACATGGAAATAAGCTGAAATAAAAGCTTTCTTTTCCGTGCATGTTTACACGTGCTATTGAATCAGTATTTTGAACTGTGACTGTTGAGATGTTTGTATTTCCAACATTCCCCTCTCCGACACACACACATTGGAATGCTAATTTGGGCATAATTTTACAAACCGACCAACTTTGTCAACATTCCAAACACACTTTGGTGGCTTCTTGGAGCATGTGCCACAGACAAGTTGCTTACATGCCTGGCAGATCTAAAAAATGTTGTTCCCTGAACATCTGCCGACTTAACATTGTTTCCTTTTGGAAGGCGGGGAAGGAGTTAGAGGAAAAAGTCACTTCTGTGCTAATACACCTGCTGCCTTTGCCATTTTTTGATGCGCACAAAGCTCCTTTACCAGCTCAAGAATAAATAGCTTTCTGCTGATGGTTACGTTAATGCACTGTTTGTACAGAATGTGTGCATTAATTGCAGCCAGGTCCAAGATGTTGTAAAACGTCTCGGGtcacatgtgtaacccttgttccctgaaaaaagcggaacgagatgctgcgctgctaagcgctacggggaacaactctagctgtgaaccgagctgaaatagtgtgtgtaacacgtcaatgaacattgaccggaatttatagcctcggctgatgtaatcattagatgcacctgcggccaggctataaatggatacgtcaccaggtatcgtcagatacttctttttgaagagcagtcctgggacgtcccagtgcagcaaagcagcgcagcatctcgttccgcttttttcagggaacaagggttacacatgtaacccgagacgtttactttacaaaaagcttcactttgatgctgcgctgctaagcgctacggggaacgcaatacccatgccgtcgcacttggggctgtccggac
The Xyrauchen texanus isolate HMW12.3.18 chromosome 34, RBS_HiC_50CHRs, whole genome shotgun sequence DNA segment above includes these coding regions:
- the LOC127627376 gene encoding olfactory receptor 5K1-like, producing MDNISYPVILTLMVPKETKSLRHIYFICFLALYVVILSINIRLVMVIIMEKALHEPMYMFLGYMCVNVLYGATGFYPKLLSDLILDSYVITSHMCALQTYVIYSSLLCEFTILTVMSYDRYVAICRPLDYHSKLTKITCVKLMILSWVVPNCFTLTGVLLSSLRPFCKYHIDKLYCDNWSIVKLSCASSFVNNVFGYATTVTFFSFAVLIIVSYIKLIAACKTSLENRRKFWQTCLPHIFALINFTFALLFDSLYSKYGANDIPESLRSFMALELVIVPPVFNPLIYGLNFKVVRKIVFPSCIAPKVHISQTSNLRT